TTTTGctggtgtttgtttctgtctctcccagTTTGAGACAGTCATGTTTGATGTTTCTGACCCTGTGAACTTGTCCTCCGGCCCAGGCTGAACCTGCAGATAGAGTGTAAGAGAGTGACCTCCCTCAACCCGCTGTCTGTGGAGTGGGCTTTCGAACTCACCAGAGCCAACATGCAGACGCTGTAAGAAATCTGTTCTGTCCTATTCTTGTAGTTGAAGGTGTAGTTCCCTTTTACAGAGGTGAATGGACAGGCTCACGTAGTCATGAATGCTAGATGGAAGAATTGCATATGAGCCAGAAATTCTTGGCAGGCGAGTTTGAAGAGTGACATCAAACAGTGACAGTAAGATGTGGATCAGAGTGTTTATCTTTGTTCAAGCATACACGCTGAGGACAATGTGGAAAGAAGAGCTGATGAATATTTTAGATCAAGGCAGAGAAATTATTGCAGTTAATCTTCTCTCAGTTTGCAAGAATGTGAGTCATGTTCAGTTTTAGAAAATGGCACCCAGTCACTCGAAATCTAATTTGTCCTTTCTGAGTGGCGACAGCAGGGGCAAAATGCGACGGCTGAATCAGCACATCAGGTCATGTCTGACTTTGCCActtttctctgctgtgctgcaggtACGAGCAGAGCGAGTGGGGGTGGAAGGAGAgggaaaagagggaggagaTGAACGATGAGAGAGCGTGGTACCTGCTGGCCCGCGACGCTGACTCCGCCCCCGTGGCCTTCTCTCACTTCCGATTTGATGTGGAGTGTGGGGAGGAGGTTTTATATTGGTTAGTATCATCGAGTGTcgatttaaaaagaaaaaaaggtttagGTTTAGTGTTTGTTTATAATCGTATTTTAACCTGTTGTTGTTACTCTCCAGCTATGAGGTGCAGTTAGAGAGCAGAGTGCGGAGGAAAGGACTCGGCAAGTTCCTCATTCAAATACTACAGCTCATTGCTAACAGGTAAAACCTTCCACTGTGgctgtgtgactgtgaaatTCAGATGCTTTTAAGCTTGAGTGTGTATGACCATGATAAGTCTGTTTTAATTACAGCTGGGGCCATTCACATGACACTTTCAGGGAAAATGTCAGTCACATCCCTCAGTCATGTGaaactgtttctcttttctgctttctgtgcAGCACACAGATGAAGAAAGTGATGTTGACGGTTTTCAAACACAACCACGGGGCTTACCAGTTCTTCAGAGAAGCTTTACAGTAAGTATACTGGGTCTAAAAATGGCTTGTTCCGCTTTTGAAATACTGAGATTAAAGGAAAGACTGAAGAACTGAAGTTAGTCATTGTGAACAGGGTGATATAAGGTGACAAACaactttgttcttttctgttgaGGCctaaagaaaagaggagaaacacaTTGGAGGTACAGATTATGCAGCTGTGCTTTTTTCCTCTAGAGCAGGTTCTCATGATTATCTCTAAACCAGTCAGCATTTGTGCTGATTTGGTCCACTGTGCTATAGGatttaatttttattctttgtttgaAACACTGGGAGATATTGTCACTATAAATGTGACTGACAATATACCTGGAGTTCTTTATGAGGTCAAAGGATCTGATAGGTCCCAATATCAACTGTTACAGTGTCATAATTATGAGATAGGGAAGCCAAATGAGATAAGGTGGTGATTGCGGTGTGCTTCTGTACAAAACCTGATGTCCCAcagattttaatgtgaaatctGAATTCACTGTGCATCAGTGAGTAGTGTATGTAATCGCTTTAGTTAAAATCGGGCTGCTGAAAGCAGATGAAGTGTTGATAGTCACTTGCACATCTACACACCCATGAAttgttcttacattttcatATGAAACTCGATCTCCTTGGTCACTGATCTTTCTCTGTGCCTCAAGGTTTGAGATTGATGAGACTTCGCCGAGCATGTCTGGCTGCTGCGGCGACGACTGC
The window above is part of the Mastacembelus armatus chromosome 18, fMasArm1.2, whole genome shotgun sequence genome. Proteins encoded here:
- the naa40 gene encoding N-alpha-acetyltransferase 40 isoform X2, whose amino-acid sequence is MDAVCAKVDAANKLDDPLAAFPAFKKYDRNGLNLQIECKRVTSLNPLSVEWAFELTRANMQTLYEQSEWGWKEREKREEMNDERAWYLLARDADSAPVAFSHFRFDVECGEEVLYCYEVQLESRVRRKGLGKFLIQILQLIANSTQMKKVMLTVFKHNHGAYQFFREALQFEIDETSPSMSGCCGDDCSYEILSRRTKHGEASAGHTHGGGHCGGCCH
- the naa40 gene encoding N-alpha-acetyltransferase 40 isoform X1; translated protein: MGRKSNRAKEKKARRLEERAAMDAVCAKVDAANKLDDPLAAFPAFKKYDRNGLNLQIECKRVTSLNPLSVEWAFELTRANMQTLYEQSEWGWKEREKREEMNDERAWYLLARDADSAPVAFSHFRFDVECGEEVLYCYEVQLESRVRRKGLGKFLIQILQLIANSTQMKKVMLTVFKHNHGAYQFFREALQFEIDETSPSMSGCCGDDCSYEILSRRTKHGEASAGHTHGGGHCGGCCH